Below is a genomic region from Methylobacterium sp. FF17.
CATCTTCCAGGGCATGTTCGACACCGCCCTCTACCAGGACCAGAAGCGCCTGCCGGAGTTGTTCTGCGGATTCATGCGGCGGCACCAGCGCGGTCCCGTCTCGTACCCCGTGGCCTGCTCGCCGCAGGCCTGGGCGGCCGCAGCGCCCTTCGCATTCCTGGCGGCCTGCCTTGGATTGGAGATCGACCACGATCGCAATCGGGTCCGGTTCCGGAACCCGACCCTGCCGCCCTTCCTCGACGGGGTCTCGATCTTCAACCTGAAGCTCGGCACCTCCCGGGTGGACCTGCGGCTCCAGCGCTACGGCACCGATGTGACCGTGAACGTCCTGCGTCGCACCGGCGATGCGCAGATTTCGTTGCTGAAGTGAGGCCCTGCGCCGCTGCCCCGTCTTCTCCTTCGGCTGTCCCGGCTCCGCCCGTTCGCGCGGCGACGTTCACAACGAAAAACGCCGCCTTCCTGCGGAAGACGGCGTCACCCAGCCCGAAACGACGGGGTCGCGCGATCAGCGCGGCGCCAGGATCATGATCATCTGGCGGCCTTCGAGCATCGGCTCGCTCTCGACCTTGGCGATCTCCTGGGTCTCGTTCTTCACCCGCTCCAGCAGGCGCAGGCCGATATCCTGGTGGGCCATTTCGCGGCCGCGGAAGCGCAGGGTGACCTTGACCTTGTCGCCTTCCTCGAAGAACCGGATCACGGCCTTCATCTTGGTGTCGTAATCGTGCTTGTCGATGCCAGGCCGGAGCTTGATCTCCTTGACCTCGACCGTCTTCTGCTTCTTGCGCGCTTCGTTCTGCTTCTTCTGCTCGTTGAAGCGGAAGCGGCCGTAATCGAGCAGCTTACAGACGGGAGGAACGGAGTTCGGTGCAATCTCGACAAGGTCGAGACCCGCTTCCTCGGCCAACGCGATGGCGTCGAAGAAGGCGACGACGCCACGGTTCTGCCCGGTGTCGTCGATGAGCTGCACTTCGCGAACGCCACGGATGTCCCGATTGGCGCGCGGCCCGTCCTTCTGCGGGGCCGGCATAGCTCTCATTGGTCTACGAATGGCTTTGGTCTCCTGATGAAACGACGAAACGGCAGCCCACGAACCCAAACCCCATCCGAGGTCGATCCTGGCCACCCATCGCTCGCGAAATTCGGTGCGACACCTTGGCTGAACTCTCGCCCGTGTCAACACGGCTAACGGAGGTAGGTTCAATCGGCACCTGCCGCAAGGGGCCGTTCAGGTCCGGGTCGCCGATGCCCGGCCCGCGATGAGGTCGGCATAGACGCCGAGGGTGTCGCCTACCATGCCTTCGAGGGAGAAATGCGCTTCCACGTGGGCGCGGCCGCGCCGGGTCATGGCGTCACGGGCGCTCGCCCCGAGCGACAGCGCCTCGGTGACGGCTTCCGCTAGGGCTGCGGCATCGCCGGGGGGTACGCGCCAGCCCGTGCGCTGGGTTGCGGGTACCTCCGGTGGGGCCAGGACCGTCTCGGGCACGGCTCCGAGGTCGGAAACCACCACGGGCGTGCCGAGCGCCTGCGCCTCGACCGCCGAGCGCCCGAACGCCTCAGGTTCCACTGAAGGGACCGCCACGACGGACGCCGCCCGGAAGGCCGCCGGCATGTCCGAGCAGTGCCCGACCCGATGGACGATCTGCTGCAAGCCGCGCGCAGCGATCAGGGCGTCAAGTTCCCGCTCGTAGGCCACGCGCCCCTGAGGGTCGCCCGCAAGCACGACGGCGACGTCGGTAACGCCCCGGTCCCGCATCAGCGCCGCCGCCTCGATGAGCACGCGCTGGCCTTTCCAGCCCGTGAGCCGGGCAGCGAGTAGCACCACGCGCTCATGCGGCGCGACGCCCCAGGCCCGGCGCAGAGCCTCGACCCGGGCCGGCTGTACCGCCCCCGGGGTGAAAAGCGTGAGGTCGGTGCCCCGGTGGATCACCCGGACCCGGTCCCCGGCCTGCTCGGCATGCAGGGCGCGGATCAAGTCAGCGGTATAGTGGGAATTCGCGATGACCACGTCGCCACGCGCCATCACGGAATTGTAGAGCACCTTCACGCCTGTCCGGCCTGAATAGCTGCCGTGATAGGTGGTGACGAAGGGCAGCTTGAGCCGCCGTGCCGCCCCGAGCGCCACCCAGGCTGGTGCGCGCGAACGGGCATGGACGATCTGCACGCCCTCGCGCCGGCACAGGCGCGCGAGGCGTGCGACGTTGACGGCCATGGCCAGCGGGTTCTTGGAGGCGGCGGGAAAGGGCAGCCAGATCCCGCCCTTGGCCTGCAACTCCCCGATCAGGCGCCCCCCTTCCGTGGCCACCAGAGCCCGCGCACCGGTGGCCGCCAGGGCGGCGGCCACGTCCACGGTCGTGCGTTCGGCGCCGCCCGCATCGAGTTCGGGGATGATCTGAAGGATGGTCGCGCCGGAGAGCGGCGCCCGCTCGCTCGGAAAGCCGCCGCGCGCCTCGCCGCTCATGATGCGCCGCCCGGAACCGCCGGCCGATCGTTTCGATGTCCGTCTGGAGTGTCGGTCATGGCCGTGAGCTTGAACGCCGCGCTTTACGGCCGGGTAAACGAAATGCGAATCGAACCCCGACAGTTCGATGCATCAGTGTGCGAGGGTAAACGAATGGCTGCGATTCCGGGCGAGGGCTCCGTCTCCATCACGGTCGGCAGCGGCGCGGATGCGCGACGGATCGCGGTCCGCCTACGCCCCGGCTCAGGGCCGCCGCTGGTCTGGCTCGGGGGCTTCCGCTCCGACATGGGCGCCACGAAGGCGATGACTCTGGACGCGTGGGCAAGCCGGGAAGGCCGGGCCCTGGTGCGGTTCGATTACATGGGACACGGCGAATCCGGAGGACGCTTCGCCGACGCGACGATTTCCACCTGGCTTGCCGATGCGCGTGCGGTCATCGCCACCTACGCGGCGGAACGCCCGGTGCTCGTCGGCTCGTCCATGGGTGGATGGATCGCTTGCCTCGTCGCAAGGGAATTGGCGCGGGAGGGTGCATCGGCCCCGTCGGGCCTGGTGCTGATCGCGCCGGCCCTCGACTTCACTGGGAGCCTAATGTGGGAGCGCTTCACGCCGGAAATCCGCGAGACGATCGAGCGGGACGGCGCCTGGATGCGGCCGAGCCCATACGATCCGAACCCGGTTCCCATCACCCGCGCGCTCATCGCGGACGGACGGACGCACGGCCTCCTCGACGCCCCCCTGGACCCGGGCTGCCCAGTGCACATCCTCCAGGGCATGGACGATCCCGACGTGCCTTACACCCACGCCCTCCGGGTGGTGGAACGCCTTCCGAAAGCGGGCACGGTCCTGACCCTGATTGCGGATGGAGACCACCGCCTGTCACGTCCGCAGGATCTGGCGCGGTTGCTGACGGCGGTGGCGGAGATATCGAGTTAGTGCAGGCTTACCGTATGCAGGTCGTTGGCGACGGCATTGGCCACGATAGCATCGCGGGAGTCCGCGAGGAGGATCGGCGCCCCGCTGGCGGAAAGGAGGGCGAACAGGTCGAGGCCGGGCGTCAGGTCCGGCGCCTGCGGGAAGATGCGCTTCACTTCGTCCGAGCGGATGGCGCGCACATAAGCGATGTGTCCCTCACCGAGGGCCGCGAGATCGGCGACGTTGAACTCGGCAGGGTCGAGATCGGCCCGGGTCAGCGGATTGGTGTCGAAGTCGGTCATGGACTGCCCTCCTTAGTGGCAGAGCGGTACACCGGGACGGATGCCCGGCGATTCTTAAGTGACGTGGCGAAGCCCTGAGCGTCTCAGGCCTCGTCGCGGGACGCGATGGCGATCTTTCGGACGATCCGGTCCGGCTCGGGCCGGGTCAGGTCGATCGAGAGCAGGCCGTTCGAGAGGTCGGCGCCCATCACCTCCATCCCGTCCGCGAGCAGGAAGGCCCGCTGGAACTGGCGTGCGGCGATGCCGCGGTGGAGGAACTGGCGCGACTTGTCGTCGATCTGGCGGCCGCGCACCACGAGCTGGCTTTCCTCCAGCATCACATCGAGCTGATCCCGGGTGAACCCGGCCACCGCGAGGGTGATGCGCAGGCGCTCCGGCTCGTTCTCGGTCCGGGCCAGCCGCTCGATGTTGTAGGGCGGATACCCATCGTTGGCGGCCTTCGACACACGGTCGAGGGCCTGTTCGATCTCGTCGAATCCGAGAAGGAACGGGTGTCCGAACGGAGAAGGCCGGGTCGTCACGAACGCATGTCCTTCCAGCGAAGCCCGAGAGAGAGCGAGGCACTTCGGTGAGCGGGGCCCGCCTTCGCAGCACCCCTGCCGGACGGTGTCCCGCCGGTTCCAGCGATATGGAGGTGCGAGGGGGGTGCATCAAGGGTTCGGTTCCGGAGGCCACGTGCGCTGGCCTGACGCGCCTCGGCGGCACCGCTTGGCGCCTTGATCACCCTGGCGACCAGACTTGTCCGGTCTTC
It encodes:
- a CDS encoding Hsp20 family protein, translating into MTTRPSPFGHPFLLGFDEIEQALDRVSKAANDGYPPYNIERLARTENEPERLRITLAVAGFTRDQLDVMLEESQLVVRGRQIDDKSRQFLHRGIAARQFQRAFLLADGMEVMGADLSNGLLSIDLTRPEPDRIVRKIAIASRDEA
- a CDS encoding BQ00720 family protein; this encodes MTDFDTNPLTRADLDPAEFNVADLAALGEGHIAYVRAIRSDEVKRIFPQAPDLTPGLDLFALLSASGAPILLADSRDAIVANAVANDLHTVSLH
- a CDS encoding glycosyltransferase family 4 protein; its protein translation is MSGEARGGFPSERAPLSGATILQIIPELDAGGAERTTVDVAAALAATGARALVATEGGRLIGELQAKGGIWLPFPAASKNPLAMAVNVARLARLCRREGVQIVHARSRAPAWVALGAARRLKLPFVTTYHGSYSGRTGVKVLYNSVMARGDVVIANSHYTADLIRALHAEQAGDRVRVIHRGTDLTLFTPGAVQPARVEALRRAWGVAPHERVVLLAARLTGWKGQRVLIEAAALMRDRGVTDVAVVLAGDPQGRVAYERELDALIAARGLQQIVHRVGHCSDMPAAFRAASVVAVPSVEPEAFGRSAVEAQALGTPVVVSDLGAVPETVLAPPEVPATQRTGWRVPPGDAAALAEAVTEALSLGASARDAMTRRGRAHVEAHFSLEGMVGDTLGVYADLIAGRASATRT
- a CDS encoding alpha/beta fold hydrolase; this translates as MAAIPGEGSVSITVGSGADARRIAVRLRPGSGPPLVWLGGFRSDMGATKAMTLDAWASREGRALVRFDYMGHGESGGRFADATISTWLADARAVIATYAAERPVLVGSSMGGWIACLVARELAREGASAPSGLVLIAPALDFTGSLMWERFTPEIRETIERDGAWMRPSPYDPNPVPITRALIADGRTHGLLDAPLDPGCPVHILQGMDDPDVPYTHALRVVERLPKAGTVLTLIADGDHRLSRPQDLARLLTAVAEISS
- the infC gene encoding translation initiation factor IF-3, with amino-acid sequence MPAPQKDGPRANRDIRGVREVQLIDDTGQNRGVVAFFDAIALAEEAGLDLVEIAPNSVPPVCKLLDYGRFRFNEQKKQNEARKKQKTVEVKEIKLRPGIDKHDYDTKMKAVIRFFEEGDKVKVTLRFRGREMAHQDIGLRLLERVKNETQEIAKVESEPMLEGRQMIMILAPR